The DNA region CGTGAGTGAATCAGATTAGGGTTTTCTCCCCCACCCAATACCAGAAAATGGtttcatcattagattctgaccgaattccaattccaccatctgccacggtgagattcaaacccaacaGATCccagaactgggttgatagtccagtcgataatggcacCCAGTCGCTGTCAGTCTCCCTGCGATGGCACATGAAGTCGCTGGTGGTTTCGGAGGTTGGAGGAGcgggtgaaggccttcccacactcaggtcagctgaagggcttctcccctgtgtggacccgctggtgcctcagcagggcggaggaatagctgaaggccttcccgcactcagacaactgaagggcctctctcCCGTATGGACTCGCCGTGGGTCAGCAAGGtgaaggaattgctgaaggccttcccacactcggggcaactgaaaggcctctcccccgtgtggatccgctggtgcctcagcaggtgggaggaacagctgaaggccttcccacactcgggacagTTGAAGGGCCCTTCTCCCGTATGGactcgccggtgggtcagcaaggtggaggaattgctgaaggcctttccCGCCCTCAGGAcaactgaagggcctctctcCCGGTATGGAttcgccggtgggtcagcaaggtggaggaattgctgaaggccttcccgcactcggggcagctgaaaggcctctccccgtgtggacccgctggtgcctcagcaggtggtaggaatagctgaaggccttcccacactcgggacagCTGAAGGCCTTCTCCCGTATGGACTCGTCGGTGGGTCTGCaaggtggaggaattgctgaaggccttcccacactcggggcaactgaaaggcctctcccccgtgtggatccgctggtgcctaagcagggcagagacctgggtaaagcccttcccgcacttaggacaggagaacggcctctcccccatgtggacgcGCTGATGAATCTCCAGGTCAGACGGAgtacggaagcctttcccacagttatcacacttccacggtttctccatgtcCGAAGCTTCAGCTACAATCAAACGCATGTACTTACCCTCACTGCtgggaattcctctttccaggccgtaTAACAGTTTCAGTCTCCACATTCAGTGGGCAGCAACAGTTGGGTCTCTCATCCAGGCCCACTGATAACGAAAACTtactcaaacaggaaccaaaaaggtttgctccttctcacagaattatAGTCAAAAATCGTGGCTGTCCTGAtcaattgagtgactgtcagatattgacgtgaaaataaggactgcagacgcGGAAgagtcagtgtcaaaaagtgttgcgctgtaaaagcacagtgggtcaggcagcatgagaagcaggagagtcaacatttcaggcatcagGCCTTCATCTGTTCATTGAGACTTGcatcttcagatcttcaaatactctggaaaaagagattacaaaaatcattactgtcagtgcagggtagaaattcagaacaagctattctactttctgtggaacaCCCTTTTCTTTTGTTAgttcacaaaattgaaagcatcatcccactgctccttcatcaggtggtcgtggagaataagaccataaggcacagaatttatggaaAGACATTTgtgtcctgccactgaaatgatatattgaacaaacctggattgttaagtctttcatcttttacaatggatTACAGGTATCAtaaatatgtaaatcacagaacttcctGTAAGGCACCCTCTCAAGCTAACATAAggctttataacaaaaggtgacatctcagctcagaccatGCATTAAAGGGATGAGGCTAGAGTTTGTCAGTATCctaatctggagtcagactggttctatttccaaagcaggaatttaaaaaatattacctggattgactgcctgcatgaACTGCTGAGTCTCATTCACCAGCTGAAATGACTGGATAGGGAGGGCTtgatccccacagtgcaatgaattcccactttccaccaaaatccCAAATGTCCACACTCACTCAGTTGCTCTCTCACAAATGCAAAATTTCTTCTGCTCCTAGGAAGAGCAAAACatctatgggtggcatggtggcacagtggttagcactgctgcctcacagcgccagagacccagattcaattcccgcctcaggcgactgactgtggagtttgcatattctccccatgtctgcgtgggtttcctccaggtgctccggtttcctcccacagtccaaaaatgtgcaggttaggtgaattcaaaatgctaaattgcccatagtgctaggtgcaggggaacgggtctggttgcgtgcacttcggcgggtcgatgcggacttgttgggccaaagggcctgtttccacactgtaagtaatctaatctaatcacaaaaGCTGCTTTGAAAGTTCAGTCTTCAcaatcacacttctgctttcaccaagacaattagagtcatacagaacggaaacagaccctttggtcaaactcgaCTGTGCCAAACAgctatccaaaattaatctagtcccatttgccagcatgtggctcttatggttcctgttcatgtatccaactaggtgcattttaaatataattatatcagcctcaccacttcctctggcagttcattccatacatgcaccaccctctgcgtgaaaacaattgctcctcaggtcccattcaaatcattcccctctcacctcaaacatatgccctctagttttggcctccctgaccctggggaaaagaccttggatatgcatcctatccatgcctgttataaacctctataaggctgccctcagcctctgatgctccgggAAAAATATCCCTGACCtaatcagcctttccctgtagttcaaaccctccaagcctcacaacagccttgtaaatcttttccgaccCCTCTCAAAGTTTGAAAGTTCTTTCCtcaagcagggagaccagaactggacgtactattccaaaagaggcctaaccaacgtacagccacaacatgacttcccaacgcctatactcaatgctctgaccaataaaggaaagcataccaaacaccttcttcactatcctgtctacctgcgactccacattcaaggaactatgaacatgcactccgaggtctctttgttctgca from Hemiscyllium ocellatum isolate sHemOce1 chromosome 27 unlocalized genomic scaffold, sHemOce1.pat.X.cur. SUPER_27_unloc_42, whole genome shotgun sequence includes:
- the LOC132808337 gene encoding zinc finger protein 239-like — translated: MWRLKLLYGLERGIPSSEGKYMRLIVAEASDMEKPWKCDNCGKGFRTPSDLEIHQRVHMGERPFSCPKCGKGFTQVSALLRHQRIHTGERPFSCPECGKAFSNSSTLQTHRRVHTGEGLQLSRV